cctcctcgccgcgaaGTGCTCCCGCCTAATTTTTGTCGAattcaaatgaattaaattttgaTTCGACGTTCTTATATACCAATAAATTTacaggttgattgattgattcgaCGAATTAAAATTTGCATTTATCAAAGAAAATTAACCTTCTCGAAGTCTTGACTTCGGATGGCTTCGTTCTTCTCTGCCATGATCTCCTTGAGCTTCATCTCGAGTTCTTTAGCTTCATCAGGTAGCTGTCAATATGGTAAAAGTTcagataaaaaaattgtgaacatTATTAATTCAAAAACTAGTGCAAAAATTAGGATCGATTCATCAAAATATGATGATTGTTTCTACCTGGGCATTTCGCAGCCTGACAAGAGAACCTGCTTCATCAACCAAGTCAATTGCTTTATCCGGGAGGAAACGATCACTGCAAACCAACAAGTATGTCAGATGAAGGCAGTGAAAAGGGTCACATAGCAAAAAAATTGCTCAAAGATCCACATTTCGTAATAACTTAAGAAGGCAAAAGATTCAATTCTTAAAACACATTTAGAAGAATAAAAGGCGTATCCACTGCAAACTAACAAGGCTGTCAGACGTGAGAAGGCAGTGAAACAAGGGAGTGGAACAATTGAATTTATAACTTCTTAGGAATCATCATTTCATGACTTAtataaaaaggaaataaaaaagatGCAATTATCAAGACATGAAGAAGAACAAAAGGCATTCCAAACCTCATATTCAACTACTTGGTAGTACTATCATGGGATCCAAGTTTACATGATCCATTAATCTTAAATTCTGGCGCCTCATCTTTTCAGTCTAGAGTAGCCTTGAAGAAAATTTCAGTACTATGACGAGTAAAAatagcagaaaataaattaatatacatTGTGAGATGCTAAAAGCCACACTGATCATCTTGCATGAGACCTGCTGCTGTAACAGTTCTGTTATCAGAATTCACAAACCTGATGTACTGGTATGAGAGCCGAGCAGCTGCGATCAACGACTCATCAGTATACCGGACCTTATGATGGATCTCATATCGCTCCCGGAGACCTTTGAGAATTCCTATGGTCTCATCAACAGTTGGCTCAGGGACCTTGACAGGCTGAAAACGCCTCTCCAGTGCTGGGTCTTTCTCAATGTGCTTTCTGTATTCATCAATGGTAGTGGCTCCAATACACTGACAGTAACAAAGTTACCTTGAGCACTTGgtaaaattaaattaactagAAGCTCAAGACTGATTTTATAATTTGACAAGTAATTTTAATTAGGTTCCagagtatatataatttttagtgTTAATTAGTGGACCTGTGGTAACATAACTCAGACAAGGTAACACCGGAGGTATAAAATTTACACTAGAAATATGGTACTTCCCAATAGGCCAATACCTTCTTAAGGACCgggaaaatttttttttgataggaTACAAAAGAAACAGATTTCAATAGGTAGTTACTGTGTTTTTGACAGAGAGGTCAACTATGTACCTGTAGTTCACCTCTTGCTAGTGCTGGCTTCAGGATGTTGGCAGCGTCAATGGCCCCTTCAGCTGCTCCAGCACCCACCAGGGTGTGaacttcatcaaggaagagaATTATTTCACCATTCTGCTTCACTTCGTCCATCAGCTTCTTCAATCTCTCCTCAAACTCACCACGGTATTTTGTACCAGCAACAAGTAGACCCATATCAAGGGTGATAACCTGGAAAGGATTTCCAACAGTAAGTATTTTTTCATCTCTACTATGATGTCATCAATTGTTCAGATGTGCTTGCAGGATAGATCAAATCAAGGAAAGCATGGTCCATGGTACTGTTTACCATGCTTCTTCTCTTGTATCCTAGAAAGGTAGACTCTTCACAATCTCATAATGCTCAAATTGTAAATTCTGATCAGTGAGAACTGAAAAAACTACAGTAGCCTAATTAAGCTGATAAATTCCACTTCCATACATAAAGCCAACATGAACAGGAAGCTTACATTGTTACACATTTAGCTTATAAGGATTTGGTaacaaacaaaaacagaagtaTACTGAGTCTCAAGAGATAGGACGATCACAAACCGTTTTCCCATCGATTGTTTCAGGCACATTTCCTGCAGCAATGCGCTGTGCAAGCCCTTCCGCGATCGCTGTTTTCCCGACTCCAGGCTCTCCAATTAGGCAGGGGTTGTTCTTGGTCCGCCTACCGAGAATCTGCACTACACGGTCAACCTGGTTTTGCCTTCCGACAACAGGATCCAGCTTCCCCtaccaaaaataaaataaaataaagaacaTCAATTCTCGGTTACTTAAATTTGTCCCTGAAATGTCCTCTTGTATTGCAACATGACAGGTCTGTCAAATCTGATGTAGAATGCTACCTCCTCTGCTAGTTTTGTCAGATTAGTGCCATACTCTTCAAGTGTGGGTATTTTAGTTGCACTGCTTCCTCCCCCAACTGCAGCACTAACAGGTTGATGATCTTCAGAGGTGTCACTGATCATTCGGATAACCTAAGAGGCAAATATATGAATTGATGATATGTATCAACTTGGATTGAATTTATAAGGAGAACCTCCTTTTCTGTCTAAATTCACCTCACTGCGGATGTTGCTGGGATCAGCCTGAAAGTTCTTCAGCACAACAAGCGCAGCACCATGCTCACGGAGCAACCCAAGTAGGAGGTGTTCAGATCCAACATAGTTATGCCCTGAACAATGTAAGGAGGTTCAGTGCtagagaaatgaaaaaaagatggaatactttccttttttttttttgttttccttcaaGAGGAGTAGTAAAGATATACTAGCAGTAAAAAGAACTAAAAAGTCACCATGTTTAATGTCAGTTCCCATTAAAAAGTACAGATGAAAATGATCATTATTTCCTCATGATCAGTGTTGGTAGACTGGTACTTTAGCTCGCTCATGTACGACTGTACGAGCTGTGAAGAATAACAACACGGTGAATATACAAACCACCCATTGCTAATTGCATAATAACTATTCCCCTGTTCATAGAAAATCAAGCCAATCTGGACATCAGCATTATCTTCGAAATACAATTTTGACTGCAATAATTTATATTGCAACAATGTCTGTGTAAGATCAAATGAACTTGTACAATACTACACAAGACAAGACTGCACTTTGTAGAAAACAAATCTACACAACTATGTAACTCGCATATGTCGAATTTTAAATGTTTTGGAAATAGCTATGCATAAATTTTAAATGTGCCCAAATTTGATTTGACAATATATACCTAGTTGGTGCGCTTCTTCTTCGGAGGCCTGGAGGACGTTCTTGGCGGCGGGGGTGAACTTGATCTCCATGGGGACCATGCCGGGGCCCCTCCCGGCCATCTTCTCCACCTCGGCGCGCGCCGCCTTGAGGCTGAGCCCGGCGCCCCTGAGCACCTTGGCGCCGATGCCGGTGCCCTCCCCGAtgacgccgaggaggagctgctcgctgccggcggcgtggtgccccagccgccgcgcctcctcctgcGCCATCATGATCGCCTTGATCGCCTTGTCCGTGAACATGTCGAACCCCATCCTCGCCACCACCcgcgcccccctcctcctcccgccgccgccgccgcccgcacgcccgtacgacgccgccgcgggtgAACGGAGGCCGAGTAATATTGGCGGCGCGATCGGGGGAGCGTGGAGCTCTCGCCGGCCCGCGGCCGATGCCTTGACGAGGCGGGCGTGCCGTATCGGCGGAGGCGTTGGGATCATATtagccatggaggaggagggcctGATCCTTGTGGCGGCGGTGGTACGGAATGCCCGCGATCGGAGAGACGGCGGCGGGTTCAGTAGGGTTCTCTCCATGGTCGCCGAGGAGAAGCTTTTACTCTACGCCTCGATCAATCTGGACTAGCATTCAATCCATGGGAGATCATTAGGTATTTAGGTCTAGATGCACGACGCACGCAGTACACATGCAAGtgtggaaggagaggagaggagaggagaggagaggaggagacctGTTGATGGTCGGGGCAATGGCGGCtgacgtcgccgccggtgagggggcagcggcggcggcgggttcgcCGGCGacacggaggagagagatacgcacgcgtgggtggcggcggcgcggcgcggcggattCCGGTCTATAATATATCAGGAGGGAGGATTTGGCGATGTGGTGTGGTACGCGGAAACTCTGTGGCTGGAGTGCGCGCGTGGCGTCCGTCCGTGATGgatcggacggctgagattTGTGCACCTGCCTTGGCCGCGGAGGGACACGCAATAAGTCCTTTTCCTCTGTTGTACTAGCTAGCAAAGCGTGTGCGTTGCTACTGGAAGGGAAAAGGTACACCAAATCATAGCTAGTAGCTAGAGAAAACGAAAAAGATGAATAAAACTACAATAAAAACAAGTGAGAGGATCGGAGAGGCGAAGATGGACATATTATTTTAATCCATATACTCAAAATTAGTAACTACACTGTATTTAGATACTTACGTCAAACTACGCATGGACTATCAATAGTCAAATCATTTTAAATCAATAGTAAATTTCACATCGCACCAtatattttgaccaaagtttCACAATGGGCAAGAGCCAAA
The nucleotide sequence above comes from Oryza glaberrima chromosome 11, OglaRS2, whole genome shotgun sequence. Encoded proteins:
- the LOC127754881 gene encoding chaperone protein ClpC3, chloroplastic, yielding MERTLLNPPPSLRSRAFRTTAATRIRPSSSMANMIPTPPPIRHARLVKASAAGRRELHAPPIAPPILLGLRSPAAASYGRAGGGGGGRRRGARVVARMGFDMFTDKAIKAIMMAQEEARRLGHHAAGSEQLLLGVIGEGTGIGAKVLRGAGLSLKAARAEVEKMAGRGPGMVPMEIKFTPAAKNVLQASEEEAHQLGHNYVGSEHLLLGLLREHGAALVVLKNFQADPSNIRSEVIRMISDTSEDHQPVSAAVGGGSSATKIPTLEEYGTNLTKLAEEGKLDPVVGRQNQVDRVVQILGRRTKNNPCLIGEPGVGKTAIAEGLAQRIAAGNVPETIDGKTVITLDMGLLVAGTKYRGEFEERLKKLMDEVKQNGEIILFLDEVHTLVGAGAAEGAIDAANILKPALARGELQCIGATTIDEYRKHIEKDPALERRFQPVKVPEPTVDETIGILKGLRERYEIHHKVRYTDESLIAAARLSYQYISDRFLPDKAIDLVDEAGSLVRLRNAQLPDEAKELEMKLKEIMAEKNEAIRSQDFEKAGALRGEEVELKSEIMSLVDKSKEMSKAAVDSGESPGPTVTEADVQHIVSSWTGVPVEKVTVDESSRLLAMESSLHRRIVGQDEAVTAISRAIRRARVGLRDPRRPIASFIFAGPTGVGKSELAKALAAYYYGSPEAMVRLDMSEFMEKHTVAKLVGSPPGYVGYAEGGQLTEAIRRRPYAVVLFDEVEKAHPDVFNMMLQILDDGRLTDSKGKTVDFKNSLIIMTSNVGSGVIEKGGRQLGFAGDGGGDGGYGMIKNMVEEMKRYFRPEFLNRLDEMIVFRQLTKMEVKEIAGIMLAEVTGRIGGKGIGLQVTERFKELVVEQGFDPSYGARPLRRAIMRLLEDTLTDKMLAGEICAGDSVIVDADGDGNVVVVGRRSAGLPDLKSPAFTV